The proteins below come from a single Blattabacterium cuenoti genomic window:
- a CDS encoding M16 family metallopeptidase, with product MKSYPDFKINEGIFKINFFKEKLPNGLQVLYHQDRKNPLISTSVLYHVGSKNDYPGRTGFAHFFEHLMFESTKNIKKGEYFKYIASSGGENNAYTNQDFTFYYEILPSNYLPLGLWLESERMFYATVDKESIDIQREVIKEERKTRIDNQPNAKIFVEIIPSLLFKKHSYRYPIIGSNKDLNLASEDDYQRFYREYYVPSNATLIIVGDFEMNLAQELVKKYFSFEKFNNNFSKKEFPKEDPIKEEIIYTYINKNIKIPGVFLGYRLAKINHPDYHALKIIESIFSFGESSRMVKNIINNQQLSSHMSCYLEDMEDYCVLIIYGIANSGIKLDSLLDSIDREIEILKEKGISQYELDKQINSFETKIVYNNFFINDVANNLGYYNLYYKDANFLNKIIDIYKNVTLDDVQKVANKYLTKNNRVRLYNIPKY from the coding sequence ATGAAGTCTTATCCAGATTTTAAAATCAATGAAGGAATTTTTAAAATTAATTTTTTTAAAGAAAAACTCCCTAATGGATTACAAGTGCTTTATCATCAGGATAGAAAAAATCCTTTAATTTCTACATCTGTTCTATATCATGTTGGTAGCAAAAATGATTATCCAGGAAGAACTGGATTTGCTCATTTTTTTGAACATCTTATGTTTGAATCTACTAAAAATATAAAAAAGGGAGAATATTTTAAATATATTGCTTCTAGCGGGGGGGAAAATAATGCCTATACAAATCAAGATTTTACTTTTTATTATGAAATTTTACCATCTAATTATCTTCCATTAGGATTATGGTTAGAATCAGAAAGAATGTTTTATGCTACAGTAGATAAAGAAAGCATTGACATACAAAGAGAAGTTATCAAAGAGGAAAGAAAAACAAGAATTGATAATCAACCAAATGCAAAAATATTTGTAGAAATAATTCCTTCATTATTATTTAAAAAACATTCATATAGATATCCAATAATAGGAAGTAATAAAGACTTAAATTTAGCATCAGAAGATGATTATCAGAGATTCTATAGAGAATATTATGTTCCAAGTAATGCAACTTTAATTATTGTCGGAGATTTTGAAATGAATCTTGCTCAAGAATTAGTTAAAAAATATTTTTCATTTGAAAAATTCAATAATAATTTTTCTAAAAAAGAATTTCCAAAAGAAGATCCAATCAAAGAAGAAATAATATATACATATATAAATAAAAATATTAAAATTCCAGGTGTTTTTTTAGGTTATAGATTAGCAAAAATAAATCATCCTGATTATCATGCATTAAAAATAATAGAATCTATTTTTTCTTTTGGTGAAAGTTCTAGAATGGTAAAAAACATAATAAATAATCAACAATTATCTTCTCATATGAGCTGTTATTTAGAAGATATGGAAGATTATTGTGTTTTGATTATATATGGAATAGCTAATTCTGGAATTAAATTAGACTCTTTATTGGATTCTATAGATAGAGAAATTGAAATTTTAAAAGAAAAAGGAATATCTCAATATGAATTGGATAAACAAATTAATTCTTTTGAAACAAAAATTGTTTATAATAATTTTTTTATCAATGATGTTGCTAATAATTTAGGATATTATAATTTATATTATAAAGATGCTAATTTTTTAAATAAGATAATAGATATATATAAAAATGTTACATTAGATGATGTACAAAAAGTTGCTAATAAATATTTAACTAAAAATAATAGAGTAAGATTATATAATATTCCAAAATATTAA
- a CDS encoding AAA family ATPase, translating into MLLKYSPTNWNNIIGQDHVILSLKRRIKKKELSKLLFFIGKKGTGKSLCAKILAKELNPNFSEIKNLLIIIKLYNSLKNSSNIKKTLNNFFIKFFKKNNIFLFDDIDKIFFIKDLLKIAVKIPNTILIICSTKDYCVDYSISEYSQFFLFKEISTKNIFFHIQNLLEKENIKIDKEALFIISKYANGSIGYAINTLDKIIYLNNKNIFFTKKIILDQLGLVNSKLFFIIIDYLLNNNLYEIFILIRQEFSKKKENIYNFIIGLKIHFKNLFLSKNIKTIPIIDDDKKIIKHYIKQSNNLPYSIINHGLNICYKIENKYSFYKKNNIDYKHIIFNIETYLIQLSYIFSFYKKNSLIRKKNFIQKIWKKFIDNFYNNIDDKKLLELLFKTKFMFLKEKIFLVIPLEKENNDCFLIKKNFLDFYKKEINDHFFDFKIISKKEIKIKYKNNNPEINKKSIVSKKKFIKSLIKIFELKKI; encoded by the coding sequence ATGTTATTGAAATATAGTCCTACAAACTGGAATAACATTATTGGACAAGATCATGTTATTCTTTCTTTGAAAAGAAGAATAAAAAAAAAAGAATTATCTAAATTGTTATTTTTTATTGGAAAAAAAGGAACAGGAAAAAGTCTATGTGCAAAAATATTGGCAAAAGAATTAAATCCTAATTTTTCAGAAATTAAAAATTTATTAATAATAATTAAACTTTATAATTCTTTAAAAAATTCATCAAATATAAAAAAAACTCTAAATAATTTTTTTATAAAATTTTTTAAAAAAAATAATATATTTTTATTTGATGATATAGATAAAATTTTTTTTATTAAAGATTTATTAAAAATTGCAGTAAAAATTCCCAATACTATTTTAATTATATGTAGTACAAAAGATTATTGTGTAGACTATTCCATTTCAGAATATTCACAATTTTTTTTATTTAAAGAGATCTCTACAAAAAATATATTTTTTCATATTCAAAATTTATTAGAAAAAGAAAATATAAAAATTGATAAAGAAGCTTTATTTATAATCTCTAAATATGCAAATGGATCAATTGGATATGCTATAAATACTTTGGATAAAATTATTTATTTAAATAATAAAAATATTTTTTTTACAAAAAAAATAATATTAGATCAACTAGGTTTAGTTAATTCAAAACTATTCTTTATAATAATAGACTATTTATTAAATAATAATTTATATGAAATATTTATTTTAATAAGACAAGAATTTTCTAAAAAAAAAGAAAATATTTACAATTTTATCATTGGATTAAAAATACATTTTAAAAATTTATTCTTATCTAAGAACATAAAAACTATTCCAATCATAGATGATGATAAAAAAATTATTAAACATTATATAAAACAATCAAATAATTTACCCTATTCAATTATAAATCATGGATTAAATATTTGTTATAAAATAGAGAATAAATATTCTTTTTATAAGAAGAATAATATTGATTATAAGCATATTATATTCAACATAGAAACATATTTAATACAATTATCATATATTTTTTCTTTTTATAAAAAGAATTCTTTAATTAGAAAAAAAAATTTTATTCAAAAAATATGGAAAAAATTTATCGATAATTTTTATAATAATATAGATGATAAAAAATTACTTGAGTTATTATTTAAAACTAAATTCATGTTTTTAAAAGAAAAAATATTTTTAGTAATTCCATTGGAAAAAGAAAATAATGATTGTTTTTTAATAAAAAAGAATTTTTTAGATTTTTATAAAAAGGAAATAAATGATCATTTTTTTGATTTTAAAATAATAAGTAAAAAAGAAATAAAAATAAAATATAAAAATAATAATCCTGAAATAAATAAAAAATCAATAGTATCTAAAAAAAAATTTATAAAATCATTAATAAAAATATTCGAATTAAAAAAAATATAA
- a CDS encoding endonuclease III domain-containing protein: MKKIKIIEKILNFLYPNPKDNLYYINEYTFLIAIILSSRCKEVDVNKVTKILFKKIQSPYDIIKFSIKTIKKYIRNLGLQNKKSKIIYNLSILLINNYNGFIPKNFIELKKLPGIGNKTASVFLSKFSNIKVFPIDTHINRMMYRWGLSDGKSISNTEKHAPFFFKKKNWKKLHLQILSYAKEYSPSKKWNKKKDIIYQELLDFKNSYTIKKANHRNHLMIKKKKMK, encoded by the coding sequence ATGAAAAAAATAAAAATTATTGAAAAAATATTGAATTTTTTATATCCTAATCCAAAAGATAATTTATATTATATTAATGAATATACATTTTTGATAGCTATAATTCTTAGTTCTAGATGTAAAGAAGTTGATGTAAATAAAGTAACAAAAATTCTTTTTAAAAAAATACAATCACCGTATGATATTATAAAATTTTCTATAAAAACTATAAAAAAATATATAAGAAATCTAGGATTACAAAATAAAAAATCTAAAATTATTTATAATCTTTCTATTTTATTAATCAATAATTATAACGGTTTTATTCCTAAAAATTTTATAGAATTAAAAAAATTACCCGGAATTGGAAATAAAACTGCTTCTGTTTTTTTATCTAAATTTTCTAATATAAAAGTATTCCCTATCGATACTCATATAAATAGAATGATGTATCGTTGGGGATTAAGTGATGGAAAAAGCATATCTAATACTGAAAAACATGCCCCATTTTTTTTCAAAAAAAAAAATTGGAAAAAATTACATTTACAAATTTTATCTTATGCTAAAGAATATTCGCCATCTAAAAAATGGAATAAAAAAAAAGATATAATATATCAAGAACTATTAGATTTTAAAAATTCTTATACAATTAAAAAGGCAAATCATCGAAATCATCTGATGATAAAGAAGAAGAAGATGAAATAG
- the sucC gene encoding ADP-forming succinate--CoA ligase subunit beta, which yields MNLYEYQGREILKKFLIKVPDGIIVYNSEEAVKAAKILFKRTKKKSLVIKAQIHAGGRGKSGGIRIVKNLTEVYHESKNLLGKYLITPQTSKKGILVKKILISEDIYSNNDSDKNSSPKEYFLSILLNRDKEKNIILYSKEGGINIEELSKKNPEKIFSEEIDPLLGLQMFQIRNIASNLEINKDSLKNFSKFITYLNKAYHSCDALLMEINPFIKTLDNEIIPADIKIILDNNSFFRQKNNYLIYNNFVEKKVDDYNFNFLKLDGNVGCMVNGAGLAMATMDMIKSCGGDPANFLDIGGSADEKRVEKALHLILKDKSVKTILINIFGGIVRCDTVAKGIIKLYNKINQKIKIPLVIRLQGTNEKNAKNILNKSSLPIYYANDLKDAANKIKQIVS from the coding sequence ATGAATTTATACGAATATCAAGGTAGAGAAATATTAAAAAAATTTTTAATTAAGGTTCCTGATGGAATAATCGTTTATAATTCAGAAGAAGCAGTTAAGGCAGCAAAAATACTATTTAAAAGAACTAAAAAAAAATCTTTAGTAATTAAAGCTCAAATACATGCGGGTGGTAGAGGAAAATCAGGGGGGATTCGAATAGTTAAAAATTTAACTGAAGTTTATCATGAGTCTAAAAATTTATTAGGAAAATATTTAATTACACCTCAAACATCAAAAAAAGGTATTTTAGTGAAAAAAATACTCATATCTGAAGATATTTATTCAAATAATGATTCTGATAAAAATTCTTCTCCTAAAGAATATTTTTTATCTATCTTATTAAATAGAGATAAAGAAAAAAATATTATTCTATATTCTAAAGAGGGAGGAATAAATATAGAAGAACTTTCTAAAAAGAATCCTGAAAAAATATTTTCAGAAGAAATAGATCCATTATTGGGACTACAAATGTTTCAAATAAGAAATATAGCATCTAATTTAGAAATTAATAAAGATTCTTTAAAAAATTTTAGTAAATTCATAACATATTTAAATAAAGCTTATCATTCTTGTGATGCATTATTAATGGAAATTAATCCTTTTATTAAAACATTGGATAATGAAATTATACCAGCAGATATAAAAATTATATTAGATAATAACTCTTTTTTTCGTCAAAAAAATAATTATTTAATATATAATAATTTTGTCGAAAAAAAAGTAGATGATTATAATTTCAATTTCCTTAAATTGGATGGAAATGTAGGTTGTATGGTAAACGGTGCTGGATTGGCAATGGCCACTATGGATATGATAAAATCTTGTGGAGGTGATCCAGCTAATTTTTTAGATATCGGGGGATCAGCTGACGAAAAAAGGGTTGAAAAAGCTTTACATTTAATTTTAAAAGATAAATCAGTAAAAACTATTCTAATAAATATATTTGGTGGAATAGTACGTTGTGATACAGTGGCAAAAGGAATTATTAAACTATATAATAAAATTAATCAAAAAATTAAAATTCCATTAGTGATTCGTTTACAAGGAACAAATGAAAAAAATGCTAAAAATATTCTTAATAAGAGTTCATTACCTATTTATTATGCTAATGATTTAAAAGATGCCGCTAATAAAATAAAACAAATTGTATCGTGA
- a CDS encoding DUF3127 domain-containing protein → MDIIGRVKKIFPIQTFESGFKKRELVLTTDEPYSQDILIEFIQEKTNLLDTIKPKDRIKVFINIRGREWINPKGVVKYFNSIQGWKIDNLLSDNKNNSTISSSSSLSSDDFDDLPF, encoded by the coding sequence ATGGATATAATAGGAAGAGTTAAAAAAATATTTCCAATTCAAACATTTGAAAGTGGATTTAAAAAAAGAGAATTGGTATTAACTACTGATGAACCGTATTCTCAAGATATACTAATCGAGTTTATACAGGAAAAAACAAATTTATTAGATACAATAAAACCAAAAGATAGAATAAAAGTTTTTATTAATATTAGAGGAAGAGAATGGATTAATCCTAAAGGTGTTGTTAAATATTTTAATTCTATACAAGGATGGAAAATAGATAATTTATTATCTGATAATAAAAATAATTCTACTATTTCATCTTCTTCTTCTTTATCATCAGATGATTTCGATGATTTGCCTTTTTAA
- a CDS encoding M16 family metallopeptidase, producing the protein MHTKETINIAPKPLKSKIDFKIKRPSYFQKLKNGLRVVLIEDHKFPTVRIILELDTTPFLEKEKTGIKDVFGKMLRSGTKNYSKDELDELIDYNLGTGLYSSFYEISVSILKKNLVKSITILMEILTNCNFKNNKELDKIIKQKITEIVISENNPNDILRRIKNLFFYGKDHPYGEYETIDSVQRITLHELKRLYKKYYLPNRFYLSFIGDIYKDEVKYLCRKYFSKWKKKPYVEKRISEKKFSIPNELKVNIIDMPFLNQSCICLGMPIILKMNDPSYLPAVLANSILGEGPYSRLFLNLREEKAYTYGIYSVLKSDKNIGCFSVYTQVRNEVTAKSIRDILQEISDFKLNKKSIEEELYIKKKEIIGQFLLDLENPEKINDIFMYEKKDGISYNFHDNYIENISSIEIDEIYQIYKKFFPLNRGIIIIIGNAKEILPSIRKLGYPINYFDKFGNLLEKNV; encoded by the coding sequence ATGCATACAAAAGAAACAATAAATATAGCTCCTAAGCCATTAAAATCTAAAATAGATTTTAAAATAAAAAGACCATCATATTTTCAAAAATTGAAAAATGGGTTAAGAGTAGTATTAATAGAAGATCATAAATTTCCTACTGTAAGAATTATTTTAGAATTAGATACTACTCCTTTTTTAGAAAAAGAAAAAACTGGTATTAAAGATGTTTTTGGTAAAATGTTGCGATCCGGTACAAAAAACTATTCTAAAGATGAATTAGATGAATTAATAGATTATAATCTGGGAACAGGGTTATATTCCTCTTTTTATGAAATATCCGTTTCTATTTTAAAAAAAAATTTAGTGAAATCAATCACTATTTTAATGGAGATTTTAACAAATTGTAATTTTAAAAATAATAAAGAACTTGATAAAATAATAAAACAAAAAATAACTGAAATTGTTATTTCAGAAAACAATCCAAATGATATTTTAAGAAGAATTAAAAATTTATTTTTTTATGGTAAAGATCATCCTTATGGAGAATATGAAACTATTGACTCTGTTCAAAGAATCACTCTCCATGAATTAAAAAGATTATATAAAAAATATTATCTACCTAATAGATTTTATTTATCTTTTATAGGAGACATTTATAAAGATGAAGTAAAGTATTTGTGTAGAAAATATTTTTCTAAATGGAAAAAAAAACCATACGTTGAAAAACGTATTTCTGAGAAAAAATTTTCTATTCCAAATGAATTAAAAGTTAATATAATAGATATGCCATTCTTAAATCAATCATGTATTTGTTTAGGGATGCCTATAATTTTAAAAATGAATGATCCATCATATTTACCAGCAGTATTAGCAAATAGTATTTTAGGGGAAGGACCATATAGTAGGTTATTTCTAAATTTAAGAGAAGAAAAAGCATATACCTATGGTATTTATTCAGTTTTAAAATCTGATAAAAATATTGGATGTTTTTCTGTATATACACAAGTTAGAAATGAAGTCACAGCAAAATCTATTCGAGATATTTTACAAGAAATATCTGATTTTAAGTTAAATAAAAAATCTATAGAAGAAGAATTATATATAAAAAAGAAAGAAATTATTGGACAATTTTTATTAGATTTAGAAAATCCTGAAAAAATTAATGATATTTTTATGTATGAAAAAAAAGATGGAATTTCATATAATTTCCATGATAACTATATTGAAAATATCTCATCTATAGAAATAGATGAGATATATCAGATATATAAAAAATTTTTTCCATTAAATAGAGGTATAATTATAATTATAGGAAATGCAAAAGAAATACTTCCTTCAATAAGAAAATTGGGATATCCGATTAATTATTTTGATAAATTTGGAAATTTATTAGAAAAGAATGTGTAA
- a CDS encoding SPFH domain-containing protein, which produces MNLFFYGILIIIILSFILSFIFIVNQETAVIIERMGKFHSIRYAGLNFKIPIIDQIESKLTLKIQQLDIIVDTKTKDNVFIKVKISIQFKVIKDKVYEAFYKLDNPHSQINSYIFDVVRAEVPKMKLDDVFERKNHIAIVVRRELEESILEYGYSIIKTLVTDIDPDEQVKLAMNRINTAEREKVAAAYKAESERIKIIAKAQAESESKRLQGKGTADQRREITKGILDSVEVLNNVGINSQEASALIVVTQHYDTLQSIGSKSNTNLVLIPNSPESANEMLNNMITSLNISNKIIESSKKKEKNK; this is translated from the coding sequence ATGAATTTATTTTTTTATGGAATATTAATAATTATAATTTTATCTTTTATTCTAAGTTTTATATTTATTGTAAATCAAGAAACTGCTGTTATTATTGAAAGAATGGGAAAATTTCATAGCATTCGTTATGCAGGTTTAAATTTTAAAATTCCTATCATAGATCAAATTGAGAGTAAATTAACTTTAAAAATTCAACAATTGGATATAATTGTTGATACAAAGACAAAAGATAATGTATTTATAAAAGTAAAAATTTCCATTCAATTTAAAGTTATCAAAGATAAAGTTTATGAAGCTTTTTATAAATTGGATAATCCTCATTCTCAAATAAATTCTTATATATTTGATGTGGTTAGGGCAGAAGTTCCTAAAATGAAATTAGATGATGTTTTTGAGAGAAAAAATCATATAGCAATAGTTGTTAGAAGAGAATTAGAAGAATCTATATTAGAATATGGGTATTCAATTATCAAAACATTAGTCACTGATATTGATCCCGATGAACAAGTAAAATTAGCAATGAATCGTATAAATACAGCAGAAAGAGAAAAAGTTGCTGCAGCATATAAAGCTGAATCAGAAAGAATAAAAATAATAGCTAAAGCCCAAGCTGAATCAGAAAGCAAAAGATTACAAGGTAAAGGAACAGCAGATCAAAGAAGAGAGATAACTAAAGGAATTTTAGATTCAGTAGAAGTATTAAATAATGTAGGAATAAATTCTCAAGAAGCTTCAGCTTTGATAGTAGTAACTCAACATTATGATACACTTCAGTCTATAGGAAGTAAAAGTAATACTAATTTAGTATTGATACCTAATTCTCCTGAATCAGCTAATGAAATGTTAAATAATATGATTACATCATTAAATATTTCTAATAAAATTATAGAATCTTCCAAAAAAAAAGAAAAAAATAAGTAA
- a CDS encoding iron-sulfur cluster assembly protein — MCNQKNYCDNNLKDKIISELKNIYDPEIPVDIYELGLIYDIQILHENNVKIIMTLTNPNCPVIDSLPIEIEQKIKSIKKIKNVKIIITFDPPWCKEFMSEEARLELGML; from the coding sequence ATGTGTAATCAAAAAAATTATTGTGATAATAATTTAAAAGATAAAATTATATCTGAATTAAAGAATATTTATGATCCGGAAATACCGGTAGATATTTATGAATTAGGATTAATTTATGATATTCAAATTTTACATGAAAATAATGTAAAAATAATTATGACTTTAACCAATCCAAATTGTCCAGTTATAGATAGTCTACCGATAGAAATAGAACAAAAAATAAAATCTATAAAAAAAATTAAAAATGTAAAAATCATTATTACATTTGATCCCCCTTGGTGTAAAGAATTTATGAGTGAAGAAGCTCGTTTAGAATTAGGAATGTTATAA
- a CDS encoding ATP-dependent Clp protease ATP-binding subunit, whose product MNYYSLEDKTYSDGDAKNDNSNSYESEKNKYNSKYYNNKKTSIKSKTPILDHFGNDLNALAINGELDPLVGRDKEVERISQILSRRKKNNPILIGEPGVGKTAIAEGLALRIFQRKVSRVLYNKRIIILDLSSLVAGTKYRGQFEERMKSIINEAESSNDLILFIDELHTLIGSGGSTGSLDASNIFKPALAKGKIQCIGATTFNEYKQYIEKDGALERRFQKIFIYPSSENETIEILQKIKNKYENHHNVIYTKEAIKACVKLTSRYIVDRFLPDKAIDALDESGSRVYIKNIKVPKEIIVLEKELENIRKKKSKVVKNQKYEEAAKLRDHEKNIENKLLEAQKNWEKFSKKNKEIVYEENVEKVVSMMSGIPINRIAKSEIKKFNKMVNSIKEKIIGQDEAVEKIVQSIQRNRIGMKDSDSPIGSFIFLGKTGVGKTYLSRIFSKELFNSEESLIRIDMSEYQESHSISKLIGAPPGYIGYEEGGRLTEAIRRRPYSIILLDEIEKAHRDIFHILLQILDYGFLTDNSGKKINFRNTIIIFTSNIGIQKIKSNKSEIGFKTKNNRSNIDHKKIIKESLQKSLSSEFLNRIDDIIVFNSLKNDDINKIIILELNEIILQVQNLGYKLVIFSDVRKFIKKKGYDYENGVRLLKITIKKYIKNPISECIINGNLKTGNKISLKMNSKKNKIETFITKK is encoded by the coding sequence ATGAATTACTACTCATTGGAGGATAAAACTTATTCAGATGGAGATGCTAAAAATGATAATTCTAATTCTTATGAATCTGAAAAAAATAAATATAACTCTAAATATTATAATAATAAAAAAACTTCAATAAAAAGTAAAACTCCTATTTTAGATCACTTTGGAAATGATTTAAATGCATTAGCTATAAATGGGGAATTAGATCCTTTAGTTGGAAGAGATAAAGAAGTTGAAAGGATATCACAAATATTGAGCAGAAGAAAAAAAAATAATCCTATATTAATAGGAGAACCAGGAGTAGGTAAAACAGCTATTGCAGAAGGACTAGCATTAAGAATTTTTCAAAGAAAAGTATCCAGAGTATTATATAACAAAAGAATAATCATATTAGATTTATCTAGTTTAGTAGCTGGTACTAAATATAGAGGTCAATTTGAAGAAAGAATGAAATCAATTATAAATGAAGCGGAATCTAGCAATGATTTAATTCTATTTATAGATGAATTACATACTCTCATAGGATCTGGTGGATCAACTGGATCTTTAGATGCATCTAATATATTTAAACCAGCTTTAGCAAAAGGGAAAATTCAATGTATTGGTGCTACTACATTTAATGAATATAAACAGTATATAGAAAAAGATGGGGCTTTAGAACGTAGATTTCAAAAAATATTTATTTATCCATCTTCTGAGAATGAAACTATTGAAATTTTACAAAAAATAAAAAATAAATATGAAAATCATCATAACGTTATTTATACTAAAGAAGCCATAAAAGCATGTGTAAAATTAACATCAAGATATATCGTTGATAGATTCTTACCAGATAAAGCAATTGATGCATTAGATGAATCAGGTTCTAGAGTATATATAAAAAATATAAAAGTTCCGAAAGAAATAATAGTTTTAGAAAAAGAACTAGAAAATATTCGAAAAAAAAAATCTAAAGTAGTTAAAAATCAAAAATATGAAGAAGCTGCTAAATTAAGAGATCATGAAAAAAATATTGAAAATAAATTATTAGAAGCTCAAAAAAACTGGGAAAAATTTTCTAAAAAAAATAAAGAAATTGTTTATGAAGAAAATGTAGAAAAAGTAGTTTCAATGATGAGTGGTATTCCAATAAATAGAATTGCCAAATCAGAAATTAAAAAATTTAATAAAATGGTAAATTCTATAAAAGAAAAAATAATTGGGCAAGATGAAGCAGTGGAAAAAATAGTACAATCAATTCAAAGAAATAGAATTGGTATGAAAGACTCTGATTCACCTATAGGATCATTTATATTTTTAGGAAAAACAGGAGTAGGAAAAACTTATTTAAGTAGAATTTTTTCGAAAGAATTATTTAATTCAGAAGAATCATTGATTCGTATAGACATGAGTGAATATCAAGAATCCCATTCGATAAGTAAATTAATAGGAGCCCCACCTGGATATATAGGATATGAAGAAGGTGGACGATTAACTGAAGCTATAAGAAGAAGACCTTATAGTATTATTCTATTGGATGAAATAGAAAAAGCTCATCGAGATATTTTTCACATTTTATTGCAAATATTAGATTATGGTTTTTTAACTGATAATTCTGGAAAAAAAATTAATTTTAGAAATACTATAATTATTTTTACTTCTAATATAGGAATCCAAAAAATTAAATCTAATAAATCTGAAATTGGATTTAAAACTAAAAATAATAGATCAAATATTGATCATAAAAAAATAATAAAAGAATCATTGCAAAAAAGTTTATCCAGTGAATTTTTAAATAGGATAGATGATATTATTGTTTTTAATTCATTAAAGAATGATGATATTAATAAAATAATTATTTTAGAATTAAACGAAATAATTTTACAAGTACAAAATTTAGGATATAAATTAGTAATTTTTTCAGATGTAAGAAAATTTATAAAGAAAAAAGGATATGACTATGAAAATGGAGTTAGACTATTAAAAATAACAATAAAAAAATATATAAAAAATCCTATATCAGAATGTATAATTAATGGAAATTTAAAAACAGGAAATAAAATATCATTAAAAATGAACTCTAAAAAAAATAAAATAGAAACCTTTATCACAAAAAAATGA